From the Tripterygium wilfordii isolate XIE 37 chromosome 6, ASM1340144v1, whole genome shotgun sequence genome, one window contains:
- the LOC119999924 gene encoding RNA pseudouridine synthase 1-like: protein MGKKVNDHSFLLAVKLTGMSFHFSLPCRRRLLVTGFPKLFFTLRQHYPLSIITMSNSQDTLKAAQSYPTPLSPPLPLISKDVELARAMTASSRSSLYTLSRSDVLYEDGWLIVVNKPQGVYCESVLDSVPQLLGDKSGGLGEGHEGTSTRPELHLANRLDRDTTGVMVITKSHKVASKLVKAFTEHKNRKTYIALCVGSAPKWEKITIQSGHGRSKFGAWRVYAASDVGQTLPGGSIVRDMETSFEVLSVNGQGRYKEIMEFTKDEENVILVERKAVIDGDAKKDEILVRAFPRSGRTHQIRLHCQYLGNSIRGDVKYEGVYEWRGRIYDGHELHAESLSFEHPITGLPVMFQAPLPLWAMQALQPS, encoded by the exons ATGGGTAAGAAAGTAAATGaccattcttttcttttagctGTCAAACTGACTGGAATGTCCTTCCATTTCTCCCTCCCGTGCCGCCGCCGCCTGCTAGTTACTGGATTCCCCAAACTCTTCTTCACTCTCCGACAGCACTATCCTCTCTCGATAATCACAATGTCAAATTCCCAAGACACTCTCAAAGCCGCTCAAAGTTACCCAACACCCCTCTCCCCTCCGTTGCCACTCATCTCCAAGGACGTAGAGCTAGCAAGGGCCATGACCGCATCATCCAGATCAAGCCTTTACACTCTATCGAGGAGCGATGTTTTATATGAAGATGGGTGGCTTATTGTCGTTAATAAGCCTCAAGGGGTTTACTGTGAGAGCGTGTTGGACTCGGTCCCTCAGCTTCTTGGTGACAAGTCGGGCGGACTCGGCGAAGGACATGAAG GGACTTCCACCCGACCGGAGCTCCATCTTGCCAACAGACTTGATCGTGACACAACTGGCGTAATGGTTATTACCAAGTCCCACAAAGTAGCTTCTAAGCTTGTGAAAGCATTTACTGAACATAAGAATAGGAAAACATATATTGCTCTTTGTGTTGGTTCAGCTCCAAAGTGGGAAAAGATCACCATCCAATCAGGTCATGGAAGGTCAAAATTTGGAGCTTGGCGGGTGTACGCTGCATCAGATGTGGGTCAGACCCTACCAGGTGGGTCCATTGTCAGGGACATGGAAACTTCATTTGAAGTTTTATCAGTGAATGGGCAAGGGAGGTATAAAGAGATTATGGAGTTCACAAAAGATGAAGAGAATGTTATTCTTGTTGAAAGAAAAGCCGTGATTGACGGTGATGCAAAGAAGGATGAGATTTTGGTAAGAGCATTTCCTCGGAGTGGAAGAACACATCAAATCCGCTTGCATTGCCAGTATCTTGGAAATTCTATAAGAGGTGATGTAAAATACGAGGGTGTCTATGAATGGAGAGGGAGAATATATGATGGCCATGAACTCCATGCAGAGAGTTTGTCTTTTGAGCATCCAATTACTGGTCTTCCTGTCATGTTCCAGGCACCTCTACCTTTGTGGGCAATGCAGGCATTGCAGCCATCGTAA
- the LOC119999925 gene encoding pyrophosphate-energized vacuolar membrane proton pump-like: MTCIVHNILPPYEHFTLPVHQPQHHGASKHFFGEENLAGVLAGSLVSGVQVAISASNTGEAWDNAKKYIQRLVHMSMLQALGPKGSDAHKAAVIDDNVGDPLKDMAVESLVFAPFFATHGGLLFKLL, translated from the exons ATGACCTGCATTGTGCACAATATTTTGCCACCGTATGAGCATTTCACGCTTCCCGTTCATCAACCTCAGCATCACGGAGCCTCCAAACACTTTTTTGGCGAAGAAAATCTCGCTGGTGTTCTTGCTGGTTCACTCGTTTCTGGTGTCCAG GTTGCCATCTCAGCTTCTAACACAGGAGAGGCATGGGATAATGCCAAGAAATACATACAGAG GCTGGTGCATATGAGCATGCTACAGGCACTGGGTCCTAAGGGCTCTGATGCTCACAAGGCTGCTGTCATTGATGACAACGTTGGAGATCCACTCAAGGATATGGCAGTGGAGTCTCTGGTGTTTGCTCCATTTTTTGCCACTCATGGAGGCTTGCTGTTCAAATTGCTGTAA
- the LOC119999923 gene encoding calreticulin: MANPRLLFPLLLSVLAIASATVYFEERFDDGWENRWVKSDWKKDENMAGEWNFTSGKWNGDPNDKGIQTSEDYRFYAISSEFPEFSNKEKTLVFQFSVKHEQKLDCGGGYMKLLSGEVDQKKFGGDTPYSIMFGPDICGYSTKKVHAILTYNDTNHLIKKDVPCETDQLTHLYTFIIRPDATYSILIDNEEKQTGSLYSDWSLLPAKQIKDPEAKKPEDWDDKEYIPDPEDQKPEGYDDIQKEIPDPDAKKPEDWDDEEDGEWTIPTIPNPEYKGPWKPKKIKNPNYKGKWKAPMIDNPDFKDDPDLYVFPNLKYVGIELWQVKSGTMFDNVLITDDPEYAKKVAEETWGKNKDAEKAAFEEAEKKREEEEKKDDPIDSDAEDEDDADADDGEGEDSDADDKSEDVADTKEDEDVHDEL; encoded by the exons ATGGCTAACCCTAGACTTCTCTTTCCGCTTCTTCTCTCAGTCCTCGCAATCGCCTCTGCAACGGTTTACTTCGAAGAACGTTTCGATG ATGGATGGGAAAACCGGTGGGTTAAATCTGATTGGAAGAAAGATGAGAACATGGCTGGGGAGTGGAATTTTACATCTGGAAAATGGAATGGAGATCCCAATGACAAAG GTATCCAGACAAGTGAAGACTACAGATTCTATGCTATTTCATCTGAGTTTCCTGAATTTAGCAACAAAGAGAAGACCCTAGTCTTCCAGTTTTCTGTTAAGCATGAACAGAAGCTTGACTGTGGAGGCGGCTACATGAAGTTGCTAAGTGGTGAAGTTGACCAAAAGAAATTTGGTGGTGACACCCCATACAG CATAATGTTTGGACCAGATATTTGCGGCTACAGCACCAAGAAAGTGCATGCTATTCTTACCTACAATGATACAAACCACTTGATCAAGAAGGATGTTCCTTGTGAGACTGATCAACTCACTCATCTTTACACCTTCATTATCCGCCCTGATGCTACTTACAGCATTCTTATTGACAATGAAGAGAAGCAGACTGGAAGTTTATACTCTGATTGGAGCCTTCTACCTGCAAAGCAGATAAAGGATCCAGAGGCCAAGAAg CCTGAGGATTGGGATGACAAAGAATACATTCCTGATCCTGAAGATCAGAAGCCTGAG GGGTATGATGACATTCAAAAGGAGATCCCTGACCCTGATGCCAAGAAG CCTGAAGATTGGGATGATGAGGAAGATGGTGAGTGGACAATTCCAACCATTCCCAACCCTGAGTACAAGGGCCCATGGAAGCCAAAG AAAATTAAGAACCCTAACTACAAGGGCAAGTGGAAGGCACCAATGATTGACAACCCAG ATTTCAAGGATGACCCAGATCTTTATGTGTTCCCCAACTTGAAGTATGTTGGTATTGAATTGTGGCAG GTGAAATCTGGGACCATGTTTGACAATGTGTTAATCACTGATGACCCTGAATATGCTAAGAAGGTTGCTGAAGAAACATGGGGCAAGAATAAGGAT GCTGAGAAGGCAGCATTTGAAGAggcagagaaaaagagagaggaagag GAAAAGAAGGACGATCCAATTGATTCGGAT GCTGAGGACGAGGATGATGCTGATGCTGATGATGGCGAAGGAGAGGATTCTGATGCTGATGACAAATCTGAAGATGTTGCTGACACCAAAGAGGATGAAGATGTACAT